One genomic window of Ruminococcus gauvreauii includes the following:
- a CDS encoding LacI family DNA-binding transcriptional regulator, which yields MKVTIRDIAKMAGTSPSSVSLVLNSKPGVRMEMRKQIEHLLLENGYTLKNQPERSLDKRNICFVYYKSTNWIANRKDNFLIRVLDGVERACSRYNCSISIINANYDNVSRVLGEIKREQSDGIIFLGTEFAHRADKIMVPKDVPFVCIDRYFEEEPINTVNIDNLGSLHAAIRYLMQLGHRRIGYLTSDLESGALEHRKRSFFEAMERMGLEVRPEYVVYLNMLREEAEKSLESYIKNQSELPTAFLACNDVMAIAAIGIFQRFGYRVPQDISVIGFDNSGICDMIVPGLTTIHADLERMGELAVERLQMMLGQDRQEILKVTVGTKLIHRETAGPAENVK from the coding sequence ATGAAGGTCACGATAAGAGACATTGCAAAAATGGCAGGCACATCCCCGTCATCCGTCTCCCTGGTACTGAACAGTAAACCGGGAGTGCGTATGGAAATGCGGAAACAGATCGAACATCTGCTGCTGGAAAACGGATATACACTGAAGAATCAGCCGGAGCGTTCTTTGGATAAGAGAAATATATGTTTTGTCTATTACAAAAGTACAAACTGGATCGCAAACCGGAAAGATAACTTTCTGATCAGAGTCCTGGACGGCGTTGAGCGGGCATGCTCCAGATACAATTGTTCCATATCCATCATCAACGCTAATTATGACAATGTGAGCAGGGTGCTGGGGGAGATCAAAAGGGAGCAGTCGGACGGGATCATCTTCCTGGGAACCGAGTTCGCGCACCGTGCGGATAAGATCATGGTTCCAAAAGACGTACCCTTTGTGTGCATTGACCGCTATTTCGAGGAGGAGCCGATCAATACGGTCAATATCGACAACCTTGGAAGCCTGCACGCCGCGATCCGCTACCTGATGCAGCTGGGACACCGAAGGATTGGATACCTGACAAGCGATCTGGAATCCGGAGCGCTGGAGCACAGAAAGCGAAGCTTTTTCGAGGCCATGGAGCGGATGGGGCTGGAAGTAAGACCGGAGTATGTGGTGTATCTGAACATGCTGCGGGAGGAGGCGGAAAAAAGCCTGGAATCCTATATCAAAAATCAGTCGGAACTGCCGACGGCATTTTTGGCCTGCAACGATGTGATGGCGATCGCCGCGATCGGGATCTTTCAGCGTTTCGGATACCGCGTTCCCCAGGATATCTCGGTGATCGGATTCGACAATTCCGGGATCTGCGATATGATCGTCCCGGGCCTGACGACGATCCATGCGGATCTGGAACGGATGGGCGAGCTGGCCGTCGAGCGGCTGCAGATGATGCTGGGACAGGACCGGCAGGAGATATTGAAAGTGACAGTGGGGACAAAGTTGATCCACAGAGAGACTGCCGGACCGGCAGAGAATGTAAAATGA
- a CDS encoding DUF4352 domain-containing protein, which yields MMRRKKLLLTVSLAGLLMFAAYGCSSGENADKAKEHTPTAEATGEADKTKSPEKEEKDDAADLKDTDSSSDAADAPGGDDVDQTPVEEIQGEGMTDTTVPDLDSIESAPADKEYVITGQSGAEQYTLKIDGIVATDERDSNNPSNPENVVVIDYTYKNNAQEALLVDDMSFKLVVGDTVCTPYYSGSLDSAELINEGESCSAQMAFEVGKDFREGSLVYTDAQTQEEIQFDVKLK from the coding sequence ATGATGAGGAGAAAAAAATTATTATTGACCGTTTCACTCGCCGGTCTTCTGATGTTCGCAGCGTATGGCTGCAGTTCGGGAGAAAATGCGGACAAGGCGAAAGAACATACACCGACAGCAGAGGCAACCGGTGAAGCTGATAAGACAAAATCCCCCGAAAAAGAGGAAAAGGACGATGCTGCTGACCTGAAGGATACCGACAGCAGCTCCGATGCGGCGGACGCTCCCGGCGGGGATGATGTCGATCAGACGCCCGTCGAAGAAATACAGGGCGAGGGAATGACCGATACGACCGTTCCCGATCTGGATTCCATAGAATCCGCGCCGGCCGACAAGGAGTATGTCATTACCGGTCAGTCCGGTGCCGAACAGTACACACTGAAGATCGACGGTATCGTGGCAACTGACGAACGTGACTCCAACAACCCGAGCAATCCGGAAAACGTTGTCGTCATCGATTATACTTATAAAAACAACGCGCAGGAAGCCCTTCTGGTCGACGATATGAGTTTTAAATTAGTGGTCGGCGATACCGTATGTACCCCGTACTATTCCGGCTCGCTTGACTCCGCAGAGCTGATCAATGAAGGAGAATCCTGTTCGGCTCAGATGGCCTTCGAGGTCGGAAAAGATTTCAGGGAAGGTTCTCTGGTGTACACGGATGCTCAGACGCAGGAAGAGATACAGTTTGACGTTAAATTAAAATAG
- a CDS encoding insulinase family protein gives MKFEDLKAYTVLSEEDIQDIGSRGYLLLHKKSRARVMLLENDDENKVFNIAFRTPPADSTGVAHILEHSVLCGSRQFPLKDPFVELVKGSLNTFLNAMTYPDKTMYPVASCNDQDFKNLMHVYLDAVFYPNIYKKEEIFRQEGWHYELRDEESPLCYNGVVYNEMKGAFSSPEEMMDREIFNTLFPDTAYGVESGGDPEHIPELTYEAFLDFHRKYYHPSNSYIYLYGNMDMKERLEWLDKEYLSGFEASVPDSEVRYQKAFDAPVERRLYYPIADHEPEEENAYLTWNVVVGDSLDVELNMAFQILEYALLSAPGAPLRQALLDAKIGKDIMGSYEDGILQPFFSVVAKNARAKDRDRFLELIHETLRQLADEGINRRALEAGINYFEFRFREADYASYPKGLMYGLDVFDSWLYDDEKPFAYLHQLSVFASLKEKIETGYFEGLLKEYLLENPHTAIVVVEPKKGLAKEMEQRTIERLAAHKASLSAQEIQELISRTEALEEYQTAEETPEALAAIPMLTRGDIGREAAKLYNELRTLSDMPVLFHNLPTNQIGYLTLLFDTKSVPRRLVPYMGLLKSVLGYVDTKRFSYAELFNEINANSGGIMCGIHILTKADDIQSCIGLFGVKAKCLYSQLGFVFDMIAEILTSSKLDDEKRLYEIIAQQKSRMQMSIPSSGHASAVSRVTSYYSASGCMQEEISGIGYYKFIEGLEEQFETQKAAIIANLKELMKFLFRPENLMINYTADEEGYRMLEQSVPDFAQILCTEPVAEDPSVFTPHRNNEGFKTSGQVQYVAKGGNFRKDGYSYTGALQILKLILSYDYLWTNIRVKGGAYGCMSAFKRTGESYLVSYRDPNLDKTLAVFDGTPEYLRNFSADEHEMTKYIIGTISGLDTPLTPQGKGMLSFNAFFSGITEEALQKERDEILGAEACDIRNLADIVESVVSQNNICVIGSEAAIDENEDKFFVTRHLIGDNTPETA, from the coding sequence ATGAAATTTGAGGATTTGAAGGCATATACCGTATTGTCTGAGGAAGACATTCAGGATATAGGCTCCAGGGGCTATCTGCTGTTGCATAAGAAAAGCCGTGCCCGGGTGATGCTTCTTGAAAATGACGACGAGAACAAAGTATTTAATATTGCATTCCGCACACCTCCCGCAGACAGCACCGGCGTGGCACACATTCTGGAACACAGCGTACTGTGCGGATCGAGACAGTTTCCGCTGAAGGATCCGTTTGTCGAACTGGTCAAGGGCTCTTTGAATACCTTTCTGAATGCCATGACATATCCGGACAAAACGATGTACCCGGTAGCCAGCTGCAATGATCAGGATTTCAAAAACCTGATGCACGTGTATCTGGATGCCGTTTTTTATCCGAACATTTACAAGAAGGAAGAGATTTTTCGCCAGGAGGGCTGGCACTATGAGCTGCGGGATGAAGAAAGCCCGCTGTGCTATAACGGTGTCGTATACAATGAGATGAAAGGTGCGTTTTCCTCTCCGGAGGAGATGATGGACCGCGAGATCTTCAACACGCTGTTTCCGGATACGGCTTACGGCGTGGAATCCGGCGGGGATCCCGAACACATTCCGGAGCTGACGTATGAAGCGTTTCTGGATTTCCACAGAAAATACTATCATCCGTCAAACAGCTACATCTATCTGTACGGAAATATGGATATGAAAGAACGCCTGGAATGGCTTGATAAGGAGTATCTGAGCGGTTTCGAGGCGTCCGTGCCGGACTCGGAAGTCCGGTACCAGAAGGCGTTTGACGCCCCCGTGGAGCGCAGGCTTTACTATCCGATCGCAGATCATGAACCGGAGGAGGAGAATGCCTACCTGACATGGAATGTCGTGGTTGGTGACAGTCTGGATGTGGAGCTGAACATGGCGTTTCAAATCCTTGAATATGCACTGCTCTCGGCGCCGGGAGCGCCGCTTCGGCAGGCACTGCTGGATGCGAAGATCGGGAAGGATATCATGGGCTCCTATGAGGACGGGATCCTGCAGCCGTTTTTCTCTGTCGTTGCGAAGAACGCCAGAGCAAAAGACCGCGATCGTTTTCTTGAGCTCATCCACGAGACGCTTCGGCAGCTGGCGGATGAGGGGATCAACCGCAGGGCGCTGGAGGCGGGGATCAACTATTTTGAATTCCGTTTTCGCGAGGCGGACTACGCGTCCTATCCGAAAGGCCTGATGTATGGCCTCGATGTGTTCGACAGCTGGCTGTATGATGATGAAAAACCGTTTGCCTATCTGCATCAGCTAAGCGTCTTTGCATCTCTGAAGGAAAAGATAGAGACCGGTTATTTCGAAGGTCTTCTGAAGGAATATCTTCTGGAGAATCCGCATACTGCCATCGTTGTCGTTGAGCCGAAAAAGGGACTGGCGAAGGAGATGGAGCAGCGGACGATTGAGAGGCTGGCTGCCCATAAGGCATCGCTGTCCGCCCAGGAGATACAGGAGCTGATCAGCCGTACAGAAGCGCTGGAGGAATACCAGACGGCGGAGGAGACGCCGGAGGCGCTTGCTGCGATCCCGATGCTTACACGCGGTGATATCGGGCGTGAGGCGGCGAAGCTGTATAATGAACTGCGGACCCTTTCCGATATGCCGGTGCTGTTTCATAATCTTCCGACGAACCAGATCGGTTATCTTACTCTGCTGTTTGATACAAAAAGCGTTCCGCGCAGGCTCGTTCCCTATATGGGGCTGCTGAAGTCCGTGCTGGGATATGTCGATACGAAGCGGTTTTCCTATGCGGAATTATTCAATGAGATCAACGCGAACTCCGGCGGGATCATGTGCGGAATTCATATCCTGACAAAGGCGGATGATATACAGTCCTGCATCGGACTGTTCGGCGTCAAGGCAAAATGCCTCTATTCACAGCTGGGGTTCGTGTTTGATATGATCGCGGAGATTCTGACCTCGTCGAAACTGGATGATGAGAAACGGCTTTACGAGATCATCGCTCAGCAGAAATCGCGGATGCAGATGTCGATTCCGAGTTCCGGACATGCATCAGCGGTATCGAGAGTGACTTCCTATTACTCGGCGAGCGGCTGCATGCAGGAGGAGATCAGCGGCATCGGATATTATAAATTTATCGAAGGACTGGAAGAGCAGTTCGAGACGCAGAAAGCTGCCATTATCGCGAACCTGAAGGAGCTGATGAAGTTTCTGTTCCGACCGGAGAATCTGATGATCAATTATACGGCGGATGAAGAGGGGTATCGGATGCTCGAACAGTCCGTACCGGACTTTGCGCAGATACTGTGTACGGAGCCGGTCGCTGAAGATCCGTCTGTATTTACCCCGCACCGGAACAACGAAGGGTTTAAGACTTCCGGACAGGTGCAGTATGTGGCAAAGGGTGGAAATTTCAGGAAAGACGGGTACTCCTATACGGGTGCGCTGCAGATCCTGAAACTGATCCTGAGCTATGACTACCTCTGGACGAATATCCGTGTGAAAGGCGGGGCATACGGCTGTATGAGCGCTTTCAAGCGGACGGGGGAAAGCTACCTTGTATCCTACCGGGATCCGAATCTCGACAAGACGCTCGCCGTCTTTGACGGGACGCCGGAGTACCTGAGGAATTTCAGCGCCGATGAACACGAGATGACAAAATATATCATCGGAACGATCAGCGGACTGGATACGCCGCTCACTCCGCAGGGGAAGGGAATGCTGTCCTTCAATGCGTTCTTCTCCGGGATCACAGAGGAAGCTCTGCAGAAAGAAAGAGATGAGATCCTGGGTGCCGAAGCGTGCGATATCCGGAATCTGGCGGATATCGTAGAGTCGGTGGTTTCACAGAACAATATCTGTGTGATCGGGAGCGAAGCCGCGATCGATGAAAATGAAGACAAATTTTTTGTGACGAGGCATCTGATCGGGGATAATACGCCGGAGACGGCTTAA
- the era gene encoding GTPase Era — MNENYKSGFAAIIGRPNVGKSTLMNQLIGQKIAITSKKPQTTRNRIQTVYSCEQGQIVFLDTPGIHKAKNRLGEYMVNVAQRTLKEVDVILWLVEPSTFIGAGEKHIAGQLEGLNLPVILVINKVDTVPKEEVLLFIDAYRKLYEFDEIIPASALRGQNTDDIIDSIFKYLPYGPQYFDEDVVTDQPMRQIVAEVIREKALHALDEEIPHGIAVSIDLMKERRKGNITDIEATIVCERESHKGIIIGKQGAMLKKIGTNARYEIEQMLEGKVNLKLWVKVKKDWRDSDFLMKNFGYDKKEL; from the coding sequence ATGAACGAAAACTATAAATCCGGCTTTGCCGCAATCATCGGGCGGCCGAACGTCGGCAAATCGACGCTGATGAATCAGCTGATCGGACAGAAGATCGCCATCACGTCCAAGAAGCCGCAGACCACCCGCAACCGCATCCAGACGGTCTACAGCTGCGAGCAGGGACAGATCGTGTTTCTGGACACGCCGGGGATCCATAAGGCGAAGAACAGACTGGGTGAATATATGGTCAATGTGGCACAGCGCACGCTGAAGGAGGTGGATGTGATCCTCTGGCTCGTGGAGCCGTCCACGTTCATCGGGGCAGGGGAAAAGCATATCGCCGGGCAGCTGGAGGGTCTGAACCTTCCGGTGATCCTGGTGATCAATAAGGTGGACACGGTGCCGAAGGAAGAGGTGCTGCTGTTCATCGATGCTTACCGGAAGCTGTATGAATTTGATGAGATCATACCGGCTTCCGCGCTGCGTGGACAGAACACGGATGATATTATCGACAGTATCTTTAAATATCTGCCGTATGGACCGCAGTATTTTGACGAGGACGTGGTGACAGACCAGCCGATGCGCCAGATTGTGGCGGAAGTCATCCGCGAGAAGGCGCTGCATGCGCTGGATGAGGAGATACCGCACGGAATCGCAGTTTCCATCGATCTGATGAAAGAACGCAGAAAAGGGAATATCACGGACATTGAGGCGACGATCGTCTGCGAACGTGAATCGCACAAGGGGATCATCATCGGGAAGCAGGGGGCGATGCTCAAGAAGATCGGTACGAATGCACGGTACGAGATCGAGCAGATGCTCGAAGGGAAAGTCAACCTGAAGCTGTGGGTGAAAGTGAAAAAAGACTGGCGCGACAGCGATTTTCTGATGAAGAATTTCGGATACGATAAAAAAGAATTATAG
- the recO gene encoding DNA repair protein RecO, with product MSGPVTVNGVVLLAAPVGEYDKRVVLLTRERGKITAFARGARKSTSALLAAANPFVFAAFRVYEGRSAYSLVAAEVSHHFTELAREQPGVYYGFYFLEFLDYYGREGVDASDMVNLLYAALRGIENPKIPNPLVRRVFELKLMTLNGEYPQVFECVRCGRKEELVTFSLGRSGVLCTECCREDKAGVPVSASLLYTMQYVISSPIGKMYSFTVTDEVLREFERLMDRYVGLYTDKKFKSLEILKMMC from the coding sequence ATGAGCGGACCGGTAACTGTGAACGGCGTTGTCCTTCTGGCGGCGCCGGTGGGGGAATATGACAAGCGAGTTGTGCTGCTGACCAGGGAACGCGGAAAGATCACGGCATTTGCACGCGGGGCACGGAAAAGTACCAGTGCACTTCTGGCAGCAGCCAATCCATTTGTATTTGCCGCGTTCCGCGTATATGAGGGGCGCAGTGCATACAGCCTGGTTGCGGCTGAGGTTTCGCACCATTTCACGGAGCTGGCCAGGGAACAGCCGGGTGTGTACTACGGATTTTATTTTCTGGAATTTCTGGATTATTATGGCCGGGAGGGCGTAGACGCCTCCGATATGGTGAATCTGCTGTACGCCGCGCTGCGCGGCATTGAAAATCCGAAGATACCGAACCCGCTGGTTAGGCGGGTCTTTGAGCTGAAGCTGATGACTCTGAATGGCGAGTATCCGCAGGTCTTCGAGTGTGTCCGCTGCGGCAGGAAGGAAGAACTTGTGACATTCAGCCTGGGGAGGAGCGGCGTGCTCTGTACGGAGTGCTGCAGGGAAGACAAGGCAGGCGTACCGGTGAGCGCATCACTCCTGTACACGATGCAGTATGTGATCTCCTCGCCCATCGGGAAAATGTACAGTTTTACCGTGACGGATGAGGTCCTGCGGGAGTTCGAGCGGCTGATGGACCGGTATGTCGGCCTCTACACGGATAAAAAGTTTAAAAGTCTTGAAATACTGAAAATGATGTGTTGA
- a CDS encoding glycine--tRNA ligase → MEKTMDKIVALAKSRGFVYPGSEIYGGLANTWDYGNLGVELKNNVKRAWWKKFIMENPYNVGVDCAILMNPQTWVASGHLGGFSDPLMDCRECHERFRADQIIENFSAEHGIELKTSVDAWSQEEMRTFIDEHQIPCPTCGKHNFTDIRQFNLMFKTFQGVTEDAKNTVYLRPETAQGIFVNFKNVQRTSRKKIPFGIGQIGKSFRNEITPGNFTFRTREFEQMELEFFCEPDTDLEWFAYWKQFCLDWLKELGLKEEEIRVRDHDKEELSFYSKATTDVEFMFPFGWGELWGIADRTDYDLTQHQNTSGQDMTYFDDEKKIKYVPYVIEPSLGADRMVLAFLCSAYDEEVLDAEKNDVRTVLHFHPALAPVKIGVLPLSKKLNDGALKVFEMLSREYNCEFDDRGNIGKRYRRQDEIGTPFCVTYDFDSEEDGAVTVRDRDTMEQERVKIEDLERYMAEKFRF, encoded by the coding sequence ATGGAAAAAACAATGGACAAAATCGTTGCTCTGGCAAAGTCGAGAGGATTCGTCTATCCGGGATCCGAGATCTATGGAGGACTTGCCAATACCTGGGATTATGGAAATCTCGGTGTGGAACTGAAAAACAATGTGAAGCGGGCGTGGTGGAAAAAATTCATCATGGAAAACCCATACAATGTCGGTGTTGACTGTGCGATCCTGATGAATCCGCAGACATGGGTGGCATCAGGACATCTGGGCGGATTCTCTGATCCGCTGATGGACTGCCGTGAATGCCACGAGCGTTTCCGTGCAGACCAGATCATCGAGAACTTCAGCGCCGAACACGGAATCGAGCTGAAGACTTCCGTTGACGCGTGGTCACAGGAGGAGATGCGCACATTCATCGACGAGCACCAGATTCCATGCCCGACATGCGGCAAGCACAATTTCACAGACATCCGCCAGTTCAACCTGATGTTCAAGACGTTTCAGGGTGTGACGGAGGATGCCAAGAATACCGTTTATCTGAGACCCGAGACGGCGCAGGGCATCTTTGTAAACTTTAAAAATGTACAGCGCACCTCGAGAAAGAAGATTCCGTTCGGAATCGGCCAGATCGGAAAATCCTTCCGAAATGAGATCACACCGGGCAACTTTACCTTCCGTACCCGCGAGTTTGAACAGATGGAGCTGGAATTCTTCTGCGAGCCGGATACCGATCTGGAATGGTTCGCCTACTGGAAACAGTTCTGCCTCGACTGGCTGAAAGAGCTGGGGCTGAAAGAAGAGGAGATCCGCGTCAGAGACCATGACAAGGAAGAGCTCAGCTTCTACAGCAAGGCGACGACGGACGTGGAGTTTATGTTCCCGTTCGGCTGGGGCGAACTGTGGGGAATCGCAGACCGTACCGACTATGACCTGACACAGCATCAGAACACGTCCGGACAGGATATGACGTACTTTGATGATGAGAAGAAGATCAAATACGTCCCGTACGTGATCGAGCCGTCGCTCGGCGCGGACCGCATGGTACTGGCCTTCCTCTGCAGCGCGTACGATGAGGAAGTTCTGGATGCTGAGAAAAACGACGTGCGCACGGTGCTTCATTTCCACCCGGCGCTGGCGCCTGTGAAGATCGGTGTGCTCCCGCTGTCCAAAAAGTTAAATGACGGCGCACTGAAGGTATTTGAGATGCTGTCGAGAGAATATAACTGTGAATTCGATGACCGCGGAAATATCGGAAAACGCTACCGCCGCCAGGATGAGATCGGAACTCCGTTCTGCGTGACGTACGATTTCGACTCCGAAGAAGACGGAGCGGTAACCGTCCGTGACCGTGATACGATGGAGCAGGAACGCGTGAAGATCGAGGATCTGGAACGCTACATGGCGGAGAAGTTCCGTTTTTAA
- a CDS encoding 6-phosphofructokinase has product MAQRNIVVGQSGGPTAVINSSLAGVVAAAKDLGYDKIYGMHHGIQGFLNEDLVDISEYVKDKNDIELLKRTPSAFLGSCRFKLPKIEGNEEIYDKIFEIMEKNEIECLFYIGGNDSMDTIKMLSDYAELKGKKQRFMGVPKTIDNDLPITDHTPGYGSAAKYIAASLKEVIRDNSSFGIEKPTVVVVEIMGRHAGWLTAAAALSRGEDCEGPDMIYLPEADFDMDDFMARVKKLSEEKSSVVIAVSEGIKLADGRFVCELGSASDYVDAFGHKQLSGCAVVLTNKIQSELGLKSRAIEYSTLQRAATHLASLTDINEAFTVGYLACKAADEGKTGMMVTIEVVNRDPYEVAYNIYDIHAIANVERPVPAEWIVNNGTDVSEEYVKYARPLIMGELTPMMVEGLPRHLVLNKSTYRK; this is encoded by the coding sequence ATGGCACAGAGAAATATCGTTGTAGGTCAGTCCGGCGGACCGACTGCTGTTATCAATTCCAGTCTTGCAGGTGTAGTTGCAGCTGCCAAAGATCTTGGCTATGACAAAATCTATGGTATGCATCACGGAATCCAGGGGTTCCTGAACGAAGATCTGGTTGATATCTCTGAATATGTAAAAGATAAAAATGACATTGAACTTTTGAAGAGAACACCTTCCGCATTCCTCGGATCCTGCCGTTTCAAACTTCCGAAGATCGAAGGAAACGAAGAGATCTATGACAAGATCTTCGAGATCATGGAAAAGAACGAGATTGAATGTCTGTTTTACATTGGCGGAAATGATTCCATGGATACGATCAAGATGCTGTCCGACTATGCGGAATTGAAAGGCAAAAAACAGAGATTCATGGGTGTTCCGAAGACGATCGACAACGATCTGCCGATCACTGACCATACACCGGGATACGGTTCCGCGGCAAAATATATCGCTGCGTCCTTAAAAGAAGTGATCCGTGACAACTCCAGCTTCGGTATCGAAAAACCAACCGTAGTTGTAGTTGAGATCATGGGACGCCATGCAGGATGGCTGACAGCAGCCGCTGCTCTTTCAAGAGGAGAGGACTGTGAAGGACCTGATATGATCTACCTTCCGGAAGCAGATTTTGACATGGACGATTTCATGGCAAGAGTGAAAAAACTCTCCGAAGAGAAGAGTTCTGTTGTGATCGCTGTATCCGAGGGTATCAAGCTGGCTGACGGACGTTTCGTATGCGAACTCGGTTCCGCTTCCGACTACGTGGATGCGTTTGGTCACAAACAGCTGTCCGGATGTGCAGTCGTGCTGACCAATAAGATTCAGTCCGAACTGGGCCTGAAATCCCGTGCGATCGAGTACTCCACACTGCAGAGAGCGGCTACTCATCTGGCTTCCCTGACAGACATCAACGAAGCATTCACCGTTGGATACCTGGCATGTAAGGCGGCTGATGAAGGCAAGACAGGCATGATGGTGACGATCGAAGTCGTAAACCGTGACCCGTATGAGGTTGCTTATAACATCTACGACATTCATGCGATCGCAAACGTGGAGAGACCGGTACCGGCTGAGTGGATTGTGAACAACGGCACGGATGTGAGCGAAGAATACGTGAAATATGCACGTCCTCTGATCATGGGCGAACTGACACCGATGATGGTGGAAGGTCTTCCGAGACACCTTGTGTTAAACAAATCTACTTACAGAAAATAA